The Prosthecobacter sp. genome has a segment encoding these proteins:
- a CDS encoding PQQ-binding-like beta-propeller repeat protein, with the protein MMKMLLAVALFAATSLHAADSHWPRFRGPNGSGVSETGKPPVEFGPQKNVRWQVKVPAGPSSPCVWGERVFLTAFDGGKLWTLCHDLATGRELWRRDAGAEKIEAFLVGQGSPAASTAATDGERVVVYFGSCGLIAYDFEGNELWRHSLPVAETNNDFGSGTSPIIEDGKVILVRDLRQDSAVLALDAKTGAPAWRTARPGMATGYSSPMVWEHEGVKELIAPGGLALKAYDLASGSERWLVCDLPAVNCGSAVAGEGLLFFAGWSPAGEDAPMPEYKQLLAADADRDGKISEKESEKTFLKGFFRPNDTDKDGFITQAEWDALVAYLKSGTNRMIAVKPGGSGDITASHIAWEKKKGLPYVPSALLYRGNLFIVKDGGLASCFDAKTGTPKYQQERVGFSGSFYASPVAANGHIYLVNLAGKAMTLLAGDKLNVVWKSDFKESIAATPAIAGDTLLVRTATKLFAFKTGQ; encoded by the coding sequence ATGATGAAAATGCTCCTCGCTGTCGCTCTTTTCGCTGCCACTTCATTGCATGCCGCTGACTCCCACTGGCCGCGCTTTCGTGGGCCGAACGGCTCTGGTGTGTCGGAAACGGGGAAGCCGCCGGTGGAGTTCGGACCACAGAAGAATGTGCGCTGGCAGGTCAAGGTGCCTGCGGGCCCTTCATCGCCCTGCGTGTGGGGCGAGCGGGTGTTTCTCACCGCGTTCGATGGCGGCAAGCTGTGGACGCTTTGCCATGATCTAGCGACGGGACGCGAACTGTGGCGGCGTGATGCGGGTGCGGAGAAGATCGAGGCGTTCCTCGTCGGTCAGGGCAGTCCGGCGGCCTCGACAGCGGCTACGGATGGTGAGCGTGTGGTGGTCTATTTCGGCTCCTGCGGTCTGATTGCGTATGATTTCGAGGGCAATGAGCTGTGGCGGCACTCGCTGCCAGTTGCGGAGACGAACAACGACTTCGGCAGCGGCACCTCACCCATCATTGAAGACGGCAAAGTCATTCTCGTGCGTGATTTGCGGCAGGACTCCGCTGTGCTGGCGCTGGATGCCAAAACGGGTGCTCCCGCATGGAGAACGGCACGTCCGGGCATGGCGACGGGTTACTCGTCACCGATGGTGTGGGAGCATGAGGGCGTGAAGGAACTCATCGCGCCCGGTGGGCTGGCGCTGAAGGCCTATGATCTTGCCAGCGGCTCGGAACGCTGGCTGGTGTGCGATCTGCCTGCCGTGAACTGCGGCTCAGCAGTGGCGGGTGAAGGCCTGCTGTTCTTCGCTGGCTGGTCGCCCGCTGGCGAAGACGCGCCGATGCCGGAGTATAAGCAACTGCTGGCGGCGGATGCGGATCGTGACGGCAAAATCTCGGAGAAAGAGTCCGAGAAAACCTTCCTCAAAGGTTTCTTCCGCCCCAATGACACCGACAAGGACGGCTTCATCACGCAGGCGGAATGGGACGCGCTGGTGGCGTATCTCAAAAGCGGCACGAACCGCATGATCGCCGTGAAGCCCGGTGGCAGCGGCGACATCACAGCCTCGCACATCGCCTGGGAAAAGAAGAAGGGCCTGCCTTATGTACCCAGCGCGCTGCTGTATCGCGGCAACCTCTTCATCGTGAAAGACGGCGGCCTTGCTTCGTGCTTTGACGCCAAAACTGGCACGCCCAAATATCAACAAGAGCGCGTCGGCTTCAGCGGCTCGTTTTATGCCTCGCCCGTGGCCGCGAACGGCCACATCTACCTCGTGAATCTCGCGGGCAAGGCCATGACGCTCCTCGCTGGCGACAAGCTCAACGTGGTGTGGAAAAGCGACTTCAAAGAAAGCATCGCCGCCACGCCCGCAATCGCTGGCGACACACTGCTGGTGCGCACGGCGACGAAGTTGTTCGCGTTCAAGACCGGACAGTAG
- a CDS encoding MoaD/ThiS family protein — protein sequence MPVVQFTDNLSRQTNAPPCDVMGGTVRECLDAVFSLHPALRRYVLDDQNAVRQHVVVFVDGTAITDRRTQSDTVRPDSEIFVMQALSGG from the coding sequence ATGCCTGTCGTTCAATTCACCGACAACCTCTCCCGCCAGACGAATGCGCCGCCTTGCGATGTCATGGGCGGCACCGTGCGCGAGTGTTTGGACGCAGTCTTCTCCCTGCACCCCGCATTACGGCGTTATGTGCTCGATGATCAGAACGCGGTGCGGCAGCATGTCGTCGTGTTTGTCGATGGCACAGCCATCACCGACCGGCGGACGCAATCCGACACCGTGAGGCCGGATTCGGAGATTTTTGTGATGCAAGCGCTCTCGGGCGGGTAA
- a CDS encoding Gfo/Idh/MocA family oxidoreductase, with protein sequence MPTRRTFLTTTALTAATHAFAAPKDNDIKIALIGCGGRGTGACNQALTAGSTIKLVAVVDPLEGKAQAALDILKTKHEGQVDVPPDQVFTNFEDYVKAFALADVVLITTPPGPRPFLFEQAIKAGKHVFMEKPVAVDAAGVRRVLAASEEAKKKKLNVCVGFQRRYQPSYIDMIERIHAGEIGDLVHGRVYWNGTSRPGFPREPKESELHYQIRNWYFFTWMSGDHILEQHCHNLDVANWVMKGVMPIKAVGQGGRQVRRAKENGTIFDHHTVEFEYENGFRLLSQCCQIGGKCARDVSEHFHGTKGTADLANGGKFLLNGQPPGGKRTRIKEDAHQLEHDAFFENIRTEKVRNDADYAAHSTMMGVMGRMATYTGQMIPWEQALNSQEVLVPDNITWSTEPPVKPDDEGWYPVAIPGTTMPG encoded by the coding sequence ATGCCCACCCGCCGCACTTTCCTGACCACCACCGCCCTGACCGCCGCCACGCATGCGTTTGCGGCGCCGAAGGACAATGACATCAAGATCGCCCTCATCGGCTGCGGCGGACGCGGCACGGGGGCCTGCAATCAAGCGCTCACGGCGGGTTCGACGATCAAGCTCGTCGCCGTCGTCGATCCGCTGGAGGGCAAGGCGCAGGCGGCGCTGGATATTTTAAAGACGAAACATGAGGGGCAGGTCGATGTGCCGCCGGATCAGGTATTCACGAACTTCGAGGACTATGTGAAGGCCTTCGCGTTGGCGGATGTGGTGCTGATCACGACGCCACCGGGACCGCGCCCGTTCCTGTTTGAGCAGGCGATCAAGGCGGGGAAGCATGTGTTCATGGAGAAGCCTGTGGCGGTGGATGCGGCAGGCGTGCGCCGCGTGCTGGCGGCCTCCGAGGAAGCGAAAAAGAAGAAGCTGAATGTGTGCGTGGGTTTCCAGCGCCGTTACCAGCCGAGCTACATCGACATGATCGAGCGCATCCACGCGGGAGAGATTGGCGATCTCGTGCATGGCCGTGTGTATTGGAATGGCACCTCGCGCCCCGGATTTCCACGTGAGCCGAAGGAGAGCGAGCTGCACTACCAGATCCGCAACTGGTACTTCTTCACCTGGATGAGCGGCGATCACATCCTGGAGCAGCATTGCCACAACCTCGACGTGGCGAACTGGGTGATGAAGGGCGTGATGCCGATCAAAGCCGTCGGACAAGGAGGACGCCAGGTGCGCAGGGCGAAGGAGAATGGCACGATCTTTGACCATCACACCGTCGAGTTTGAATACGAGAACGGCTTCCGCCTGCTCAGCCAGTGCTGCCAGATCGGCGGCAAGTGCGCGCGCGATGTGAGCGAGCATTTCCACGGCACGAAGGGCACGGCGGACCTGGCGAACGGCGGCAAATTCCTCCTCAACGGCCAGCCGCCCGGTGGCAAGCGCACGCGCATCAAAGAGGACGCCCACCAACTTGAGCACGACGCCTTCTTCGAGAACATCCGCACGGAAAAAGTGCGCAACGACGCCGATTACGCCGCGCACAGCACGATGATGGGCGTGATGGGCCGCATGGCGACTTATACGGGCCAGATGATCCCCTGGGAGCAGGCGCTGAACTCGCAGGAGGTGCTCGTTCCTGACAACATCACCTGGAGCACCGAGCCGCCCGTGAAACCGGATGATGAAGGTTGGTATCCAGTTGCGATACCGGGCACGACGATGCCGGGCTGA
- a CDS encoding MFS transporter has translation MTTSPKWYSSVTRYQWLVLVVASLGWVFDAFEGQIFNITRKAMLAEILQQSPDSAGVKEWGDIVLGFFLVGGTLGGWIFGMLADRWGRSPTMIVTILFYSIFSGLTYFATDLWHVCTLRFLVAMGVGGEWAVAAALVAEVFPKEARARASGIFHSTSVLATWMAGITGMWVGANWRYGYLIGVIPALLTLWVRASIKEPERLQAAQKTMGDRVGSFRELFSHPMWRLRALCGMTLAAVGLGTFWGVTVAGQDLMSHLLAKLGWAKDAIETEAKFAYGIVQATGGGLGMLAFGPICERIGRKRTFYLMQILSLIVIPMVCFLPQTHWQMLIALPVMGFVTLSIHAGFAVYFPELFPDHLRATGASFCFNTGRLLAAPILFTSGKLKAVFDLPVAITMLSGLFIIGILVLAFLPETKGQDLPDA, from the coding sequence ATGACAACTTCACCCAAATGGTACTCCTCCGTCACGCGCTATCAGTGGCTCGTGCTTGTCGTCGCGTCTCTGGGGTGGGTCTTCGATGCGTTTGAGGGGCAGATTTTCAACATCACGCGGAAGGCGATGCTGGCGGAGATTTTGCAGCAATCGCCGGATTCAGCCGGAGTGAAGGAATGGGGGGACATCGTTCTCGGCTTCTTCCTCGTCGGCGGAACGCTCGGGGGATGGATTTTCGGCATGCTGGCGGATCGCTGGGGCCGCAGTCCGACGATGATCGTCACGATCCTGTTTTACTCGATCTTTTCCGGCCTGACCTACTTCGCGACGGATCTGTGGCACGTCTGCACGCTGCGTTTTCTCGTGGCGATGGGTGTGGGCGGCGAATGGGCGGTGGCGGCCGCGCTGGTGGCCGAAGTGTTTCCCAAAGAGGCGCGGGCGCGTGCCTCCGGCATCTTCCATTCGACCAGTGTGCTGGCGACCTGGATGGCCGGCATCACCGGCATGTGGGTGGGCGCGAACTGGCGCTACGGGTATCTCATTGGCGTGATCCCGGCTTTGCTCACGCTGTGGGTGCGGGCTTCGATCAAAGAGCCCGAGCGGCTGCAAGCGGCGCAGAAGACCATGGGAGATCGCGTGGGCAGTTTTCGCGAGCTGTTCAGTCATCCGATGTGGCGATTGCGTGCGCTGTGCGGCATGACGCTCGCGGCAGTCGGTCTCGGCACGTTTTGGGGCGTCACGGTGGCCGGACAGGATTTGATGAGCCATCTGCTCGCCAAACTCGGCTGGGCGAAGGACGCCATCGAGACCGAAGCCAAATTCGCCTACGGCATCGTGCAAGCCACCGGCGGCGGTTTGGGCATGCTGGCCTTTGGCCCGATCTGCGAGCGCATCGGCCGCAAGCGCACCTTTTATCTGATGCAGATTCTGTCGCTCATCGTGATCCCCATGGTCTGCTTCCTGCCGCAAACGCACTGGCAGATGCTCATCGCGCTGCCGGTGATGGGATTTGTCACGCTGAGCATCCACGCTGGCTTCGCGGTGTACTTCCCAGAACTGTTTCCCGATCACCTGCGGGCCACTGGTGCAAGTTTTTGCTTCAACACCGGCCGCCTCCTTGCCGCGCCGATTCTTTTCACCTCCGGCAAGCTCAAAGCCGTTTTCGACCTCCCAGTGGCGATCACCATGCTCTCAGGATTGTTCATCATCGGCATCCTGGTGCTCGCGTTTCTTCCAGAAACGAAGGGACAGGATTTGCCAGATGCGTAG